Proteins encoded together in one Eubalaena glacialis isolate mEubGla1 chromosome 7, mEubGla1.1.hap2.+ XY, whole genome shotgun sequence window:
- the CCDC174 gene encoding coiled-coil domain-containing protein 174: protein MDRRKKPLDVTASSLVDLKAELFRKQEEFKQEKLLKDAGVLGKPKPTTKKPSIWSRQNAGVSNRAETDAEQKIEEQKTLDKAREKLEEKAKLYEKMTNGDFIDEEVEDMYLVDFTQKIIDKHKEMEEIGANRDYRRTERDDDEETVSEKDIPPPQDPSEEWVDYVDSLGRSRRCMRKDLPHLLEMDKNLQGRLFVSPANEKTLLSEDMRKELQRQQWEEEERESLRRPMGPVHYEDIRENEARQLGVGYFAFARDKELRNKQMKTLEMLREQTTDQRTKRENIKEKRKAMLEARLAKLRQKKMKKSKEDGAEEEDRDGDVIGPLPPEPEVMPAPHTAAQSSKVEVIVQERKDTRPGVPHVREWDRGKDFSFGYWLKRQSDLRAERDPEFAPPSNYFVDQKRTGSLSSQAWNRPAPAQSDPGQHSGQSHDPGSSHTSSTPAPSGPPQAQVVTFETLDDMISYYKQVT, encoded by the exons ATGGACCGGAGGAAAAAGCCCTTGGACGTCACGGCGTCCTCG TTGGTAGACCTTAAGGCTGAACTCTTCCGAAAACAAGAAGAATTCAAACAAGAAAAACTTCTCAAAGATGCTGGAGTTTTGGGGAAACCAAAACCAACTACTAAG aaaccAAGTATCTGGAGCAGACAAAACGCAGGAGTTTCTAATCGAGCTGAGACGGATGCTGAACAGAAGATTGAGGAACAGAAGACTTTGGACAAAGCGAG GGAGAAATTGGAAGAAAAAGCcaaattatatgaaaaaatgaCTAACGGAGACTTTATAG ATGAAGAAGTGGAGGATATGTACCTTGTGGATTTCACACAGAAGATCATAGacaaacacaaagaaatggaagagaTTGGTGCCAATAGAGATTATAGAAGGACAGAAAGAGACGATGATGAAGAAACCGTTTCTGAAAAAGAtatccctcctccccaggacCCCAGTGAAGAATG gGTGGATTATGTGGATTCTTTAGGGCGATCCCGGCGCTGTATGAGAAAGGATTTGCCACATCTGCTGGAAATGGATAAAAATCTTCAGGGGAGGCT TTTCGTTAGTCCTGCAAATGAAAAAACCTTACTATCTGAAGATATGAGAAAAGAACTCCAGCGCCAGCaatgggaggaagaagagagggagtcCCTGAGAAGGCCAATGGGGCCCGTACATTACGAAGACATTCGTGAAAATG AGGCCCGGCAACTTGGTGTTGGATACTTTGCCTTTGCCCGAGATAAAGAGTTGAGAAACAAGCAGATGAAAACTTTAGAAATGCTGCGTGAGCAG ACAACAGATCAGAGAACAAAAcgagaaaatataaaggaaaagagaaaggctaTGTTAGAAGCAAGACTTGCCAAACTCCgacaaaaaaagatgaaaaaatcaaaagaggacGGAGCAGAGGAAGAAGATAGAG ATGGAGATGTTATTGGGCCATTGCCACCAGAACCAGAGGTCATGCCAGCTCCTCATACAGCTGCCCAGAGTAGCAAAGTCGAAGTCATCGTTCAGGAGAGGAAGGATACCAGGCCTGGGGTGCCGCACGTCCGCGAGTGGGACAGAGGAAAAG ACTTTTCCTTTGGGTATTGGTTGAAGAGGCAATCAGATCTCCGGGCTGAGAGAGACCCTGAGTTTGCCCCACCATCGAATTACTTTGTGGACCAAAAAAGAACTGGTTCTCTGAGTAGCCAGGCCTGGAACAGACCTGCACCTGCACAGAGTGACCCGGGGCAGCACTCTGGCCAGAGCCATGACCCCGGCTCTTCACATACATCATCCACTCCAGCCCCCAGTGGCCCACCACAAGCCCAGGTGGTCACTTTTGAAACTCTGGATGATATGATTTCATATTATAAACAAGTGACATGA